A single Brassica rapa cultivar Chiifu-401-42 chromosome A04, CAAS_Brap_v3.01, whole genome shotgun sequence DNA region contains:
- the LOC103865679 gene encoding ethanolamine-phosphate cytidylyltransferase: MVWEKEKIVGSCIIGGATFAVGATFLHLFLKGELPLGIGLGARLVSFRKRRPVRVYMDGCFDMMHYGHCNALRQARALGDQLVVGVVSDEEIIANKGPPVTPLHERMVMVKAVKWVDEVISDAPYAITEDFMKRLFDEYQIDYIIHGDDPCVLPDGTDAYALAKKAGRYKQIKRTEGVSSTDIVGRMLLCVRERSNSHSHSSLQRQFSHGHNSPKFDDGGSSAGTRVSHFLPTSRRIVQFSNGKGPGPDARIIYIDGAFDLFHAGHVEILRRARELGDFLLVGIHNDQTVSARSGARHPIMNLHERSLSVLACRYVDEVIIGAPSEVSKDTITTFDISLVVHGTVAESDDFQKEEGNPYAVPISMGIFQILESPLDITTSTIIKRIVNNHEAYQKRNLKKEASEKKYYEQKAFVTGD, from the exons ATGGTgtgggagaaggagaagatCGTCGGAAGCTGTATAATCGGAGGAGCCACGTTCGCCGTCGGAGCTACGTTCCTCCACCTCTTCCTCAAAGGCGAGCTTCCTCTAGGCATAGGGCTAGGCGCGCGTTTGGTCTCGTTCAGAAAGCGGAGGCCCGTTCGCGTCTACATGGACGGTTGCTTCGACATGATGCACTACGGCCACTGCAACGCGCTGCGTCAGGCGCGTGCTCTCGGTGACCAATTGGTCGTTGGTGTTGTTAGCGACGAGGAGATCATAGCTAATAAAGGACCTCCCGTTACTCCTCTTCATGAaag GATGGTGATGGTTAAGGCGGTGAAGTGGGTGGATGAAGTGATATCGGATGCTCCTTACGCCATCACTGAGGATTTCATGAAGAGGTTGTTTGATGAGTACCAGATTGATTACATCATCCATGGGGATGATCCTTGCGTTCTTCCTGATGGAACTGATGCTTATGCATTGGCTAAGAAGGCTGGGAGGTACAAGCAGATTAAGCGTACTGAAGGAGTTTCCAGCACTGATATCGTTG GTCGCATGCTGCTCTGTGTAAGAGAAAGATCGAACAGTCATAGTCATTCGTCACTGCAAAGGCAGTTTAGCCATGGACATAATAGCCCAAAGTTTGATGACGGAGGTTCCTCAGCTGGTACTCGCGTCTCACATTTTCTTCCTACTTCCCGCAGGATCGTTCAGTTCTCCAATGGCAAG GGGCCAGGACCTGATGCACGCATAATTTACATTGATGGTGCTTTTGATCTTTTCCATGCTGGCCATGTTGAG ATTCTCAGGCGTGCTCGAGAGCTTGGAGACTTTCTTCTTGTTGGGATACATAATGACCAGACTGTCAG CGCTAGAAGTGGAGCGCGTCACCCAATCATGAATCTCCATGAAAGAAGCTTAAGTGTTCTGGCATGCCGCTATGTAGATGAGGTGATCATTGGTGCCCCATCGGAAGTTTCAAAAGATACG ATCACAACATTTGACATTTCGTTGGTGGTTCATGGGACAGTAGCCGAGAGCGATGATTTTCAAAAG GAGGAAGGTAATCCGTATGCTGTACCAATAAGCATGGGCATATTCCAAATCCTGGAAAGCCCTCTTGACATCACAACCTCCACCATAATCAAGAGGATTGTGAACAACCATGAAGCTTATCAG aaacgtAACTTGAAAAAGGAAGCTAGTGAGAAGAAGTACTACGAGCAGAAGGCTTTTGTGACTGGCGACTGA